The genomic stretch CAGCACCTGCAACAACACTGTGAAGACCGCCCTAATGCTGCGAGCCCTGGGACTGGCCGCCATTCCCCTGCATGGGCAAATGTCGCAGAACAAGCGTCTGGCGGCGCTCAACAAATTCAAGGCCAAGAATCGCTCCATTCTAATCTCCACAGACGTGGCTTCACGTGGCCTGGACATTCCGCATGTCGATGTGGTCGTGAACTTTGACATACCCACCCACAGCAAGGACTACATTCATCGGGTGGGGCGTACAGCTCGAGCGGGCCGCTCGGGCAAGGCCATCACCATTGTCAGCCAATATGATATCGAGCTGTATCAGCGAATCGAGCATCTGCTGGGCAAACAGCTGCCGCTCTACAAGTGTGAGGAGGACGAGGTGATGGCCCTGCAGGAGCGTGTGGCTGAGGCTCAGCGTACGGcgaagctggagctgaaaGATCTTGAGGACACCAAGGGCGGCAGGGGTCACAAGCGTGGGGGGGACAATCACGATGATTCAGAGCACTTTGCGGGCGCGCGAAAGCGCATGAAGCCCATGGCcaatgggggtgggggtaagGGCAAGAAACCCTTTGCCAAGAAAAACTGGAACAAGGGAAAGCAAAAAAGATAATAATACAGtaatttatacatatttaagccccgttttatttaattgtcaTACAATTCGGAATACAAGAAAATAATCTATTTGTACGCACGACaatctttttattttctgtataTATTGTTTGGCGGTGGCCGAGATTTAATTCCTACATTTTGAACAGCGGTCTCTTCAGTTGCATTTAGCTCTCAGGGAGCGTAAGATGGGCTCAAGAGTATGTCGCCGTATGAAGTGAGGCTTCTTTCTATTAAGGGCTTCATTGAATCCAAGCTTGATAAACTCTGCCTTCAGCTCTCGGATTTTCGCTCCAGGGTCGATTCGCATGAGCGACATAAGAATGGTTCTCCATATCTCAGTTGGTAAAGAGAACCATTGTGTCTGGCAAAATTCTGCCAGTATTCTATTCAAATTCTATCAGTATAATCGTACCAGTTACAACTCGAAACATTGTTATAGTCATTTACTTGAACTCATGCGCTTTACTGGGGATCCATAGGTAATAGGTAGGAACTGTCGGCAAGAAAAAAGTGAACAACTGAAAGCAGGAAATATTGTAAGTACACACCTATTTTCTTATGTcctgttttatttaattatcaTAGTGTTCGTAATACAAACATGTTTGTAAATTTCTAAATTTGAGTTTTAATATCAATACCGTCGTAATGATACCAAGTCCGATGGGATGTTATAATTCCGAACCTAAATACATCTTCATTAGGGTTGGATTCTGCTGATCAACAGCATAAGAATTAATTATCTTTTTCCGCAAATAGCTTGATAGCAGCCGTCAGCTCTTCTCTCAATTCCTCAGGGGCCACACCCATGACCAAAAAGAACTTTACTGCCTCGCTTTTCAATTCGTGTCTCTCGTTGGCCGCCGAGAGAATGGTTAATAATACCTCAGTTGGTAAACTGACCCCATATATCTGGCATAGTTCTACCATTTTATCAGTATAGTTGTACCAATTAGAGGATCCAAGAACTTTTAATATTGTTAACGTCGTTTCCGTAAAGTTGTGCGCTTTACGAGGCATCCATAGGTATTCCATAATGCATAGTGTGGCCTGCGTTTCCAAGCCCATGTTTTTCAAGGCAGTAAAGGCTTTATTAATAATGGAAGCACAAAGTGACTTGTACAATCGACAATCCATCAGCAAGTGCAGCAAGTCGTTCTGCAGATTTTTAGCTTCAAATATATCAACATAAACCGGAGCGAATGTCAGGAAGAGACGTTGACTACGCATTAGCATTTGTTGATATGTGAATAACAGGCTATCCACATCCAGTCTCATCAGTTTCCGGCTTAACTCTCCGATGCCGGTGAATGTATGATTACAGCTTTGGGCGCTGCACACATCGTCTAGATTTTCCAAGCACTTGACTCCAAACAAATTCAACATCCAGTACTCATCACTAAACCACTTGGTCCTGTCCGTACGAATAGTTTGCATAGTCGCAGCAGTTGAACGATAAGGCGCATCAAATTTCGGTACGGGTTCGATCACATGCCGAGCAGTAATTGCCTGGGTACGTGGATTGCCAAGCGATGGCATTACTGTTGCAGCCTGCTGCATCGTCAATGTTCGGTTATCCTGTCGGGGACTTATGGTTTGAGGAGGCGCTGAATATAGCGTTTGTGCGACTGAAGCTGGAGAAGGCGCTGTATATATGTTTTGTGCAAGTGAATTCACATGAATCTTTCTCCCTTCCTGGTCGTTTGTCGAATTTACTAGTGGACTACGTACTAAAGTTTGAGACGGCGCTATAGATAGAGCTGAAGGAGGCACTGAATATTGAGTTTGCGTAAGTGAAATTCCCTTTATCTTCCTCTGTGCTTTTTCGTTAAGCGTGTGTATTGTTGGATTGCGTACTGCAGCTGGAGGCGGCGCCAAAGTTATAGCTGGAGCCACTGGATTCGCGTTATGGCCAAATATGTTCTGCCTCTGGTCGTACAGCGGCTGGATTATTGGGGTAGCCTCCAATGGTAGAGCAGACGCCAATGCTAGAGGAGGCACGAATGGTGAAGCAGATGGTGTAGATGTAGCAGACCCTGATGATTTTCGTTGCTTTAATGTCTGCCTCTGTGGCTCCTCTTGTTCCTTTTCGTTGAGTGCCTCATTGTTGTACAGCGAGCACATTATTTTCGGCTGCGACTGGAGTATTTCTTTGGTAAGTCGAGGTATACGAAAATTTCTCAATGAAGCTTTTGAGGGCTCTGGTtgtttttcctcctcctccatgtCATCCCAAGATGTCGCCGTAACCGACAAGACATCATCGTCCACGTCTCCATCCTCTTCATAGTCAaggacctcctcctcctcctccatgaGGTCTGCCTTTTCTAAATCGACTGTGGACGAATTTGGCAACCGTTCGAAGAACTCCGTTGTGACGGCCAGTTGATCGTCGATTTCACTTGGCGTTTTAGTGGTAAAGATTTTCAGGCAACGATCTATTTCAGGTGTACGATCGCCTTCATCACCCAATTCGAAAAGAGTCATTATCTCAGTGTGCTCTACATTGTTCTCGTGGCTTAAATCGATCTTTTTGTCAGTACAGCACGCCGTTATGGGACTCTCGACAAACTCCGGATCATCGTCCACTATTTCTGCTTCCTTTTCTAAATCCATGAGCTCTTGGATCTTTCGCACAGCTATCCCTATTTCTGCAGATTCCTCCAATATGTCAGTGCTTAAATCGGTAGGAGCAGGAACCATTTCAATCTTAGGCATGAAAGGAACGCTCTCCAAATGGTGGCTAATCtgtggcaacaaaaaaaatctattAGGATGTATATATTCCAAAATACAGCGTACAACTTTTACTGGAACATGTTTTTGTCTCCTTCTCTTGATTGGCTGCAGTGGGATTGGTATGGTGTCTGCTGGTTTACGCTTAACTGGAGACTTTGAGGGGCTATTGTTTTCTatggttttattattttttcccTCAGTTTCAGTCCCATTTGTTTTGGTTACGTGCTTCCGCAATTCAAACAAGGGCACATCATCAAGGAAGTTTTCAACATCTTCACGTTGCCTTTCTAAGATGCGATCGCGCTGTTTACGAGACTTTGTAAGCTTCCATGAACACGAAAAGTCCGCCTGAACGATAAAAAGTATACCAGAATATTTACATATGGCGCTACTAAATCAGAATAAGCTGTGTTTCATACCTCTTCAAGTACAGGGCTGGACGGAATAGATCCTTTAAGAGTCGATGGCGGAATATCTCCGTCAGGAGTCGCCGGCGATTTTGTCCGTGGTTTAACAGAGGTATGCTTTGATGATCCTGATTGATCCCCCTGATCGATACATATGTTATATAAATACCTGTTCAATTATTATTGATTATGTTTTTTACCTTTTCAGTCCCAAGTAAATCCAGAGGAAGCAAACTCGTTATATGCTTTGGTGACTGCGATTTTTCTCCCTAAGcgatataaattataattacaaCTGCGCCCAACTACACCACATCATATCTGctccttttttaatatatattaatatagaTGCACTATATTGATAATCCCATTaacaaaaatgtcaaaataatttttcaattcCTAGAAAATTCCAATTTAACTTAATGGAATCACAGTGGTGGTGATGTTGGCCGTTTTTATCAAGAGGATCACTTAAACGCTAGACAAAATTCAGCGAACAGTCGAGCATCagcatcagtggagctctcTGCACCACCCCAAAAATGGCATTTTATGCCTACAAAGCCTTGACGTATCAGGAAAGGGGAAAGAAATGTCTGCAATACGTTCAAGATACTCAGATCAATGGGCATCTCAGCACTTTGATCACTCATCTATTCTAATGTACAACTACTGCGTTTCAAGGAAGTACACGAATACCTGCTTCAATATA from Drosophila pseudoobscura strain MV-25-SWS-2005 chromosome 4, UCI_Dpse_MV25, whole genome shotgun sequence encodes the following:
- the del gene encoding uncharacterized protein del isoform X1; this encodes MREEQILRLWRQMKKKHGADRLSKHEWKILRADFLTSWNTLTFDKFSKDQLAEATLREELQETTRAYSGLEKGLASRLSTRRRSTKLETNPIATSEGSIPPAQENTGSSQRKPSSLPLVLLGLEKDQTQSSKPSRSAVKARTKPVATPDKLIALPREPTSLENVIYIVKGDQSRLLNRRPNSRGTPKLAPTTDGHIELETGDQKRASKASQSRVKTEVKLSAISDSSVPPTQEITGSSKRKPMSLLLDHSEPESTDQSQLLNCRPSSRPRPKLAPTPDGHIELEKRDKKRAPKPTQNPKHKKFMSEVKSAAIFYSSIPPTQEHTGSSPPLDRAGTEKGEKSQSPKHITSLLPLDLLGTEKGDQSGSSKHTSVKPRTKSPATPDGDIPPSTLKGSIPSSPVLEEADFSCSWKLTKSRKQRDRILERQREDVENFLDDVPLFELRKHVTKTNGTETEGKNNKTIENNSPSKSPVKRKPADTIPIPLQPIKRRRQKHVPVKISHHLESVPFMPKIEMVPAPTDLSTDILEESAEIGIAVRKIQELMDLEKEAEIVDDDPEFVESPITACCTDKKIDLSHENNVEHTEIMTLFELGDEGDRTPEIDRCLKIFTTKTPSEIDDQLAVTTEFFERLPNSSTVDLEKADLMEEEEEVLDYEEDGDVDDDVLSVTATSWDDMEEEEKQPEPSKASLRNFRIPRLTKEILQSQPKIMCSLYNNEALNEKEQEEPQRQTLKQRKSSGSATSTPSASPFVPPLALASALPLEATPIIQPLYDQRQNIFGHNANPVAPAITLAPPPAAVRNPTIHTLNEKAQRKIKGISLTQTQYSVPPSALSIAPSQTLVRSPLVNSTNDQEGRKIHVNSLAQNIYTAPSPASVAQTLYSAPPQTISPRQDNRTLTMQQAATVMPSLGNPRTQAITARHVIEPVPKFDAPYRSTAATMQTIRTDRTKWFSDEYWMLNLFGVKCLENLDDVCSAQSCNHTFTGIGELSRKLMRLDVDSLLFTYQQMLMRSQRLFLTFAPVYVDIFEAKNLQNDLLHLLMDCRLYKSLCASIINKAFTALKNMGLETQATLCIMEYLWMPRKAHNFTETTLTILKVLGSSNWYNYTDKMVELCQIYGVSLPTEVLLTILSAANERHELKSEAVKFFLVMGVAPEELREELTAAIKLFAEKDN
- the del gene encoding uncharacterized protein del isoform X3, producing the protein MREEQILRLWRQMKKKHGADRLSKHEWKILRADFLTSWNTLTFDKFSKDQLAEATLREELQETTRAYSGLEKGLASRLSTRRRSTKLETNPIATSEGSIPPAQENTGSSQRKPSSLPLVLLGLEKDQTQSSKPSRSAVKARTKPVATPDKLIALPREPTSLENGDQSRLLNRRPNSRGTPKLAPTTDGHIELETGDQKRASKASQSRVKTEVKLSAISDSSVPPTQEITGSSKRKPMSLLLDHSEPESTDQSQLLNCRPSSRPRPKLAPTPDGHIELEKRDKKRAPKPTQNPKHKKFMSEVKSAAIFYSSIPPTQEHTGSSPPLDRAGTEKGEKSQSPKHITSLLPLDLLGTEKGDQSGSSKHTSVKPRTKSPATPDGDIPPSTLKGSIPSSPVLEEADFSCSWKLTKSRKQRDRILERQREDVENFLDDVPLFELRKHVTKTNGTETEGKNNKTIENNSPSKSPVKRKPADTIPIPLQPIKRRRQKHVPVKISHHLESVPFMPKIEMVPAPTDLSTDILEESAEIGIAVRKIQELMDLEKEAEIVDDDPEFVESPITACCTDKKIDLSHENNVEHTEIMTLFELGDEGDRTPEIDRCLKIFTTKTPSEIDDQLAVTTEFFERLPNSSTVDLEKADLMEEEEEVLDYEEDGDVDDDVLSVTATSWDDMEEEEKQPEPSKASLRNFRIPRLTKEILQSQPKIMCSLYNNEALNEKEQEEPQRQTLKQRKSSGSATSTPSASPFVPPLALASALPLEATPIIQPLYDQRQNIFGHNANPVAPAITLAPPPAAVRNPTIHTLNEKAQRKIKGISLTQTQYSVPPSALSIAPSQTLVRSPLVNSTNDQEGRKIHVNSLAQNIYTAPSPASVAQTLYSAPPQTISPRQDNRTLTMQQAATVMPSLGNPRTQAITARHVIEPVPKFDAPYRSTAATMQTIRTDRTKWFSDEYWMLNLFGVKCLENLDDVCSAQSCNHTFTGIGELSRKLMRLDVDSLLFTYQQMLMRSQRLFLTFAPVYVDIFEAKNLQNDLLHLLMDCRLYKSLCASIINKAFTALKNMGLETQATLCIMEYLWMPRKAHNFTETTLTILKVLGSSNWYNYTDKMVELCQIYGVSLPTEVLLTILSAANERHELKSEAVKFFLVMGVAPEELREELTAAIKLFAEKDN
- the del gene encoding uncharacterized protein del isoform X2; translated protein: MREEQILRLWRQMKKKHGADRLSKHEWKILRADFLTSWNTLTFDKFSKDQLAEATLREELQETTRAYSGLEKGLASRLSTRRRSTKLETNPIATSEGSIPPAQENTGSSQRKPSSLPLVLLGLEKDQTQSSKPSRSAVKARTKPVATPDKLIALPREPTSLENVIYIVKGDQSRLLNRRPNSRGTPKLAPTTDGHIELETGDQKRASKASQSRVKTEVKLSAISDSSVPPTQEITGSSKRKPMSLLLDHSEPESTDQSQLLNCRPSSRPRPKLAPTPDGHIELEKRDKKRAPKPTQNPKHKKFMSEVKSAAIFYSSIPPTQEHTGSSPPLDRAGTEKGEKSQSPKHITSLLPLDLLGTEKGDQSGSSKHTSVKPRTKSPATPDGDIPPSTLKGSIPSSPVLEEADFSCSWKLTKSRKQRDRILERQREDVENFLDDVPLFELRKHVTKTNGTETEGKNNKTIENNSPSKSPVKRKPADTIPIPLQPIKRRRQKHVPISHHLESVPFMPKIEMVPAPTDLSTDILEESAEIGIAVRKIQELMDLEKEAEIVDDDPEFVESPITACCTDKKIDLSHENNVEHTEIMTLFELGDEGDRTPEIDRCLKIFTTKTPSEIDDQLAVTTEFFERLPNSSTVDLEKADLMEEEEEVLDYEEDGDVDDDVLSVTATSWDDMEEEEKQPEPSKASLRNFRIPRLTKEILQSQPKIMCSLYNNEALNEKEQEEPQRQTLKQRKSSGSATSTPSASPFVPPLALASALPLEATPIIQPLYDQRQNIFGHNANPVAPAITLAPPPAAVRNPTIHTLNEKAQRKIKGISLTQTQYSVPPSALSIAPSQTLVRSPLVNSTNDQEGRKIHVNSLAQNIYTAPSPASVAQTLYSAPPQTISPRQDNRTLTMQQAATVMPSLGNPRTQAITARHVIEPVPKFDAPYRSTAATMQTIRTDRTKWFSDEYWMLNLFGVKCLENLDDVCSAQSCNHTFTGIGELSRKLMRLDVDSLLFTYQQMLMRSQRLFLTFAPVYVDIFEAKNLQNDLLHLLMDCRLYKSLCASIINKAFTALKNMGLETQATLCIMEYLWMPRKAHNFTETTLTILKVLGSSNWYNYTDKMVELCQIYGVSLPTEVLLTILSAANERHELKSEAVKFFLVMGVAPEELREELTAAIKLFAEKDN